The following coding sequences lie in one Oncorhynchus gorbuscha isolate QuinsamMale2020 ecotype Even-year linkage group LG10, OgorEven_v1.0, whole genome shotgun sequence genomic window:
- the LOC124045118 gene encoding protein SOGA1-like: MNSRDGDSPVPKQAHRGQRQPKAQNVFSMKKNRTPSSMQTKDASGSSKSTGTIRRIVGKGNEIKSEKGTCTGNGVPCVTECQNNQITHRKLSDARNASGDLSKDSDCVSGKLSSSDSSSEMSDCTEGFRTASEENQLSADTQSPSSETGSSVRDGDANSDRLSGNALNSVSDMSTGGNPFTRIGISHDNSIMHSGRGGNHPWTSPGCGGSLLPSLNVSVASLSYSELTRELVDETHEDLVRENDDLRSENEYLKDEMEELRCEMLEMRDLFLEDEVYQLQELRLQLEQANKMCRILQYRLRKAERRSLRVAQTGQVDGELVRSLEHDVKVAKSVSLRLHNELESVQKKNSRLEWENEALREMQQELEVAKQVLQAEMEKARESSLKRKNVRSPTNKTEKKLSSQDDSVDLKCQLHFAKEESSLMCKKLAKMVSESEGMREELAKFRSAYGDVDAAAHSSEGATAKSPHTREAEVKVHLRLVEEEATLLSRRIVELEVENRGLRAEMSDMRDSGRVGGEEEEESLQEGVGEHGDLPPAHLRDAEEGERGLTMEYIQFEEAARERQRRCVIKCSQEEVIEIQHRDQSQTERLGPLKQIPREGPVGGEREPLDNQQSDTCRGSVANALNVKDHEALLALRDHACLVTSAIQLLASPTQNGHSSPALSPHLPRATSYPQGNAQPLALDPLQGHLYEALELLKAMLLALIVRVESLVTPGGQLRVEGDPITIPSLADQDTKNNTEVLAKHENGEGLCTVVLKEKVKWATQSDHLDSCMDPMMQLTLKMLWVLHQHCLRKGSGQEGKESRDPTTMSMLHGLLQYLGTELQDSEDSLAGQDSKATWASDWNGLISKMECNTGTTRAQGYSVQPSHPMDTQSEVTETGNTIRPESSTFGSNKKNWCYLSHEAAQLDRGDPFKTWDHPIMPPSFLNLHLDQLSLDRSHTAPEKTVLRIYYSPLSARRVHLVHLRHSSNTDRNGTTSVISTRLSTSQSSLTPLCLRLSANLSDDMKEMTASLRQAVHSSSPERRKGRVIMSGGWTVDVATSGTQTQMHPQMVSVGIQTEGPYSIGAVRASPSRLSARAQQISTSLERLPGRTERPKSGSTSPKLYRRHSASASSISPSCSFPSSTTGFTTTMSNTTTPNSSTASSATPGSERILWGLSHRGPAGSTWARPTNPRAGPGLVHHSTINSELSSGGNTKPTSKPAGANRYGLVTEFLRKMSGRADKPAPASGGGQKGKCSPTHKTLERGPSRPPAAPAHRNDSVTRIVNQRFMKQREEACRGHICPSQAHSQNQAVRKEPSLESNVTLEDRNYECSSSKSLSFCFARSSRSSTQRNALTPTKLQRHRYSSAVNGGGSGEPNSNCE; this comes from the exons ATGAACAGCAGGGATGGTGACAGTCCCGTGCCAAAACAGGCGCACCGGGGACAAAGACAGCCCAAGGCGCAAAACGTTTTCAGCATGAAGAAGAACCGAACCCCATCGAGTATGCAAACCAAAGATGCCTCAGGCTCATCCAAGTCAACCGGGACTATACGGCGCATCGTGGGCAAAGGGAATGAAATTAAATCGGAGAAAGGGACGTGTACAGGAAATGGCGTGCCATGCGTTACCGAGTGCCAAAATAATCAAATCACACATAGGAAACTATCTGATGCCAGAAATGCTTCGGGGGATTTGAGCAAGGACTCAGATTGCGTCTCGGGGAAGCTATCATCATCCGACAGCAGTTCTGAAATGTCTGACTGCACGGAGGGATTTCGGACTGCATCAGAGGAAAACCAACTTTCTGCGGACACTCAGTCTCCAAGCAGCGAGACTGGATCAAGTGTTCGAGACGGAGATGCAAATAGTGACAGGTTGAGTGGGAATGCTCTAAACAGTGTTTCCGATATGAGTACTGGAGGCAACCCATTCACACGGATAGGCATATCACATGACAATTCCATCATGCATTCTGGTAGGGGTGGAAACCATCCATGGACATCTCCTGGATGTGGAGGGTCTCTTCTTCCTTCGCTGAATGTCAGTGTAGCATCCCTGTCTTATTCAGAACTGACCCGGGAGCTCGTGGACGAGACGCACGAGGATCTTGTCAGAGAAAACGACGACTTGAGATCAGAAAATGAGTATTTAAAA GATGAGATGGAGGAGCTGCGCTGTGAGATGCTGGAGATGCGGGATCTGTTCCTGGAGGATGAGGTGTATCAGCTGCAGGAGCTGCGGCTGCAGCTGGAGCAGGCCAATAAGATGTGTCGCATCCTGCAGTACCGCCTCCGAAAGGCCGAGCGACGCAGCCTCAGGGTGGCCCAGACAGGGCAAGTGGACGGGGAACTAGTCCGCTCCCTCGAACACGACGTCAAG GTAGCAAAGAGTGTATCCCTCCGCCTACACAATGAGTTGGAGTCAGTGCAGAAGAAGAACTCCCGGCTAGAGTGGGAGAATGAGGCACTGCGGGAGATGCAGCAGGAGCTGGAGGTGGCgaagcaagttctgcaggctgaGATGGAGAAAGCCAGAGAG AGTTCCTTGAAGAGAAAAAATGTCAGATCACCAACCAACAAGACTGAGAAGAAGCTGTCATCTCAG GATGACAGTGTTGATCTGAAGTGCCAGCTCCACTTCGCCAAGGAGGAATCATCTCTCATGTGCAAGAAGCTGGCCAAGATGGTGTCGGAGAGTGAGGGCATGCGTGAGGAACTGGCAAAGTTCCGCTCAGCCTACGGAGACGTAGACGCTGCTGCCCACTCCTCTGAGGGTGCCACTGCTAAGTCCCCGCACACCAGGGAGGCAGAGGTCAAGGTTCACCTGCGGCTGGTGGAGGAGGAAGCAACGCTCTTGAGCCGCCGTATCgtagagctggaggtggagaacCGTGGCCTCCGGGCGGAGATGAGCGACATGAGGGATAGTggaagagtaggaggagaggaggaagaggagtcattgcaggaaggtgttggggaaCATGGGGATTTACCACCAGCCCATCTTAGGGATGCAGAGGAAGGTGAAAGGGGTTTGACAATGGAGTACATCCAGTTTGAGGAGGcggcgagggagagacagaggagatgcGTGATTAAGTGTTCTCAGGAGGAGGTGATTGAAATACAGCATAGAGACCAATCCCAGACAGAGAGGCTGGGTCCCCTCAAACAGATCCCTCGAGAGGGGCCTGTAGGTGGGGAACGGGAGCCCCTGGacaaccagcagagtgatacatGCAGAGGCAGTGTTGCCAATGCCTTGAATGTGAAAGATCATGAGGCCCTCCTTGCCTTGCGAGATCATGCCTGCCTTGTGACTTCAGCTATCCAACTTCTTGCCTCACCAACCCAAAATGGCCACAGCTCCCCTGCCTTGTCTCCCCACCTCCCCCGGGCAACGTCTTACCCTCAGGGTAATGCCCAGCCTCTGGCTCTGGACCCACTGCAAGGGCACCTGTATGAGGCTCTGGAGCTTTTGAAGGCCATGCTGTTGGCCTTAATTGTGAGGGTGGAGAGCCTGGTGACACCAGGAGGACAGTTGAGGGTTGAAGGGGATCCAATCACCATCCCCTCCCTGGCTGATCAGGACACAAAGAACAACACAGAGGTCTTAGCCAAGCATGAAAATGGCGAAGGCCTGTGCACAGTAGTGCTGAAGGAGAAAGTGAAATGGGCAACACAGTCCGACCACCTGGACAGCTGCATGGACCCCATGATGCAGCTGACCTTAAAGATGCTCTGGGTCCTCCATCAGCACTGTCTAAGGAAGGGATCTGGCCAGGAGGGCAAGGAG AGCAGAGATCCTACGACCATGTCTATGCTACACGGGCTGCTGCAGTACTTGGGTACAGAGCTGCAGGACTCAGAGGACAGTCTAGCAGGACAGGATTCCAAGGCCACATGGGCATCAGACTGGAACGGCTTAATCTCCAAG ATGGAGTGCAACACTGGTACGACTAGGGCACAGGGTTATTCAGTCCAACCAAGTCACCCTATGGACACACAGAGTGAGGTGACTGAG ACAGGAAATACGATCAGACCAGAAAGTTCTACATTTGGGTCCAATAAGAAGAATTGGTGCTATCTCAGCCATGAGGCAGCTCAGTTGGACAGAGGGGACCCGTTTAAGACCTGGGACCATCCCATCATGCCCCCGAGCTTCCTCAATCTGCACTTGGACCAGTTGTCCCTGGACAGGAGCCACACTGCCCCAGAGAAGACTGTCCTCCGCATCTACTACAGTCCCCTGTCTGCAAGGAGAGTCCATCTGGTTCATCTGAGGCACAGCTCCAACACTGATAGAAATGGTACTACCAGTGTAATCTCCACCAGACTTAGTACGTCCCAAAGCTCTCTCACTCCCCTATGTCTGAGGCTCTCCGCTAACTTGAGCGACGACATGAAGGAGATGACAGCTAGCTTACGACAGGCAGTTCACTCCAGTTCgccagagaggaggaaagggagggtgATCATGAGTGGGGGGTGGACGGTGGATGTGGCCACCTCAGGGACTCAGACCCAGATGCACCCACAGATGGTGAGTGTGGGTATACAGACGGAGGGGCCCTACAGTATAGGTGCAGTGAGAGCCTCCCCTTCACGGCTTTCTGCCCGTGCTCAACAGATTTCTACTTCCCTGGAGAGGCTCCCAGGTAGGACAGAAAGGCCCAAGTCTGGCTCCACCTCCCCAAAACTGTATCGCAGACACTCTGCCTCTGCAtcttccatctccccctcctgCTCTTTCCCTTCTTCCACGACTGGTTTCACCACCACCATGTCCAACACCACAACCCCCAACTCCTCCACTGCCTCTTCTGCCACCCCAGGCAGCGAGCGTATTTTATGGGGCTTGTCCCATCGTGGTCCAGCTGGGTCGACATGGGCCCGCCCCACCAATCCCAGAGCCGGTCCAGGGCTTGTCCACCATAGTACAATAAACAGTGAGTTGAGCAGTGGTGGAAACACTAAACCCACCAGCAAACCTGCCGGGGCAAACCGGTACGGCCTAGTCACTGAGTTCCTACGCAAAATGAGTGGTCGAGCAGACAAGCCAGCCCCAGCATCAGGCGGGGGTCAGAAGGGGAAATGCAGTCCAACTCATAAAACCCTAGAGCGAGGGCCCTCTCGTCCCCCTGCTGCACCAGCACACAGGAACGACAGTGTCACCAGGATTGTGAACCAGAGGTtcatgaagcagagagaggaagCGTGCCGGGGCCATATATGCCCCAGTCAGGCCCACAGTCAGAACCAGGCTGTCAGAAAAGAACCCAGCCTGGAGAGTAACGTGACACTGGAG gaTAGGAACTATGAATGTAGCAGTTCCAAGTCCTTGTCCTTCTGCTTCGCCCGATCATCTCGCTCCTCCACCCAACGAAACGCCTTGACCCCGACCAAGCTACAGCGACATAGATACTCCTCTGCTGTAAACGGTGGTGGGTCAGGAGAGCCCAACTCCAACTGTGAATGA
- the LOC124045119 gene encoding oxysterol-binding protein-related protein 2-like, translating to MNSEEEFYDAETGLESDEDSCEVNFEDAQVYDSKHSSNASTPQANGVWERRKTLPAPMISRCDYSVWGILKKCIGMELSKITMPIVFNEPLSFLQRMSEYMEHTHLIHKACTLSDSIDRMQVVAAFAVSSVASQWDRTGKPFNPLLGETYELTREDEGYRLISEQVSHHPPISAFHAQSLKQEFEFHGSIYPKLKFWGKSVEAEPKGTMTLELLKRKEAFTWTNPLCCVHNIIMGKLWIEQYGTVEIVNHNTGDRCVLNFKPCGMFGNELHKVEGYIQDKSKKKRRVLYGKWTECMYSVAPKVYEANKKKAEKGDAKKNKPEQSAGKQETEDMPGVQETVSVITGSALLWSITPRPAHSEEMYNFTSFTMTLNELEPGMERLLAPTDCRLRPDIRAMENGDLDTASVEKDRLEEKQRAARKECSKDEEEWSTRWFRLGTNPHTGAQDWLYTGGYFDRNYTDCPNLY from the exons ATGAACAGCGAGGAAGAGTTCTACGATGCTGAGACAG GTCTCGAATCAGATGAGGACTCTTGTGAGGTCAATTTTGAAGATGCCCAAGTGTATGACAGCAAGCATTCATCCAATGCCAGCACACCTCAGGCAAATGGAGTGTGGGAGCGCAG GAAAACCCTGCCTGCTCCAATGATCTCCAGATGTGACTACAGTGTATGGGGCATACTAAAGAAATGCATTGGCATG GAGCTGTCCAAGATAACGATGCCCATCGTGTTCAACGAGCCCCTGAGTTTCCTCCAGAGAATGTCAGAGTACATGGAACACACTCACCTCATCCACAAAGCCTGCACCCTGTCAGACTCCATAGACCGCATGCAG GTGGTAGCTGCTTTTGCAGTTTCTTCTGTGGCATCTCAATGGGACAGAACTGGAAAGCCATTTAATCCGTTGCTGGGGGAGACCTATGAACTCACACG TGAGGACGAGGGGTACAGGTTGATCTCAGAACAAGTCAGCCACCATCCACCTATCAGTGCCTTCCATGCCCAGTCTCTGAAGCAGGAGTTTGAGTTCCACGGCTCCATCTACCCCAAACTCAAGTTCTGGGGCAAGAGCGTGGAGGCGGAGCCTAAAGGCACCATGACACTGGAGCTGCTCAA ACGTAAAGAGGCGTTTACATGGACAAACCCTCTCTGCTGTGTACATAACATCATCATGGGCAAACTCTGGATTGAGCAATACGGAACTGTGGAAATAGTCAACCACAA CAcgggggacaggtgtgtgttgaaCTTCAAGCCATGCGGCATGTTTGGGAATGAGCTGCACAAAGTGGAGGGCTACATTCAGGATAAGAG TAAGAAGAAGCGACGTGTGCTGTATGGGAAGTGGACAGAGTGTATGTACAGTGTGGCGCCTAAGGTGTATGAAGCCAACAAGAAGAAGGCCGAAAAGGGAGATGCTAAGAAAAATAAACCG GAGCAAAGTGCTGGAAAACAGGAGACTGAAGATATGCCTGGGGTTCAAGAGACCGTCTCTGTGATAACAGGAAGTGCCTTACTGTGGAGTATAACCCCACGACCTGCACATTCTGAagag ATGTATAACTTCACCAGCTTCACCATGACACTGAATGAGCTGGAGCCTGGTATGGAGAGGCTGTTGGCACCCACAGACTGCCGTCTACGACCTGACATCAGAGCAATGGAGAATGGAGACCTGG ACACAGCAAGTGTAGAGAAGGACAGGCTAGAGGAAAAACAGAGAGCTGCACGCAAGGAATGTTCCAAGGATGAAGAAGAGTGGTCAACCAG GTGGTTTCGGTTGGGAACAAACCCTCACACAGGAGCCCAGGACTGGCTGTACACAGGGGGATATTTTGATAGAAATTACACAGACTGTCCCAACCTTTACTGA